In Flavobacterium sp. N3904, one DNA window encodes the following:
- a CDS encoding RrF2 family transcriptional regulator: MLSHKTKYALKALLYLAQQDENHISRTIEIAEGASIPKKFLEQILLDLKRGHFVGSKQGKYGGYYLLKDKETITLADIHRLFDGAIALLPCASLNFYERCSDCENESECTLRHGLLAIRDETLKAMQGITIASLVKK; encoded by the coding sequence AAGACCAAATACGCTCTTAAGGCACTTCTTTATTTAGCACAACAAGACGAAAATCATATTTCAAGAACCATTGAGATTGCTGAAGGAGCCTCTATACCCAAAAAGTTTTTGGAGCAAATTCTTTTGGATCTAAAAAGAGGTCATTTTGTTGGCAGCAAACAAGGTAAATATGGAGGATATTATCTTTTAAAAGACAAAGAAACTATTACTTTGGCCGATATTCATCGTTTATTTGACGGCGCAATTGCACTACTTCCCTGTGCATCACTGAATTTTTACGAGCGTTGTTCAGATTGCGAAAACGAGTCGGAATGTACATTAAGACACGGATTATTAGCCATTCGTGATGAAACTTTGAAAGCAATGCAAGGGATTACAATCGCCTCATTGGTCAAAAAATAA
- a CDS encoding TonB-dependent receptor — protein sequence MRTIYTKTITTIVFVFILTSSFAQSKIEGILTNSQKTPIEGANVVIKGTKYNTTSDAFGKFSIETQEKLPVTLLIQYAGYKTKEITINKLLDAPLEIQINDENALAEVVVTSRRRIEKLQNIPIPITVVSGAQADQASAFNVNRLKELIPSVQLYSSNPRNTGINIRGLGSPFGLTNDGIDPGVGFYVDGVYYARPAATTLDFIDIEQIEVLRGPQGTLYGKNTTAGTFNIKTKKPSFTTGANFEVSYGNYGFLQAKTSITGALAKNLAGRLSFSGTQRDGLIENIVTGRYVNELNNQGFRGQLLFTPSESIDITLSADYTSQKPDGYAQVIAGVAPTQRAAYRQFYAIIADLNYTLPTTNAFDRIIDHDTPWRSEQQLGGASLNVEAKIGEGTLTSTTAWRFWKWNPSNDRDFTGLSALAKSQGFSKQDQWSQEVRYAGNVTSSLSGVIGVYAFGQEVQSDPLQIEESGDDQWRFAQSTTSPLWKTPGLLNGYGIKTYSDLNTFSGAVFGQLDWAITERLHVLPGLRYNYDQKKVDYSRVTYGGLQTTDPALIAIQQSVYSNQAFKADVDDTNFSGNLTVAYKVSDRINTYATYAKSFKPVGMNVGGLPTLAGLPILELAVVLPEEVNHYEIGVKTSPSANSILNLTLYDTEIKNYQTQVQSPELGVNRGYLANAAGVRVRGAELDASIFLNKHLTFNGALSYTEGIYTDFKNAPLPLEETGAKIPLKDISGSDLPGISRWAGTLGGEYSGSGKLFGNNGKFFVGLDAFYRSGFSSSPTPSIYLVVPSYALFNARIGFRASDGLSVFLWSRNIFNKDYYEQLLPAGGNAGQYAAVLGDQRTFGITFRYSL from the coding sequence ATGAGAACTATTTATACAAAAACAATTACAACTATAGTATTCGTATTTATTCTAACTTCTTCATTTGCACAAAGCAAAATAGAAGGCATACTAACAAACAGTCAAAAAACACCGATAGAAGGAGCCAATGTCGTTATAAAAGGCACAAAATACAACACTACTTCGGATGCTTTTGGAAAGTTTTCTATAGAAACCCAAGAGAAATTACCCGTTACATTATTAATCCAATACGCTGGTTATAAAACAAAAGAAATTACAATAAACAAGCTATTGGATGCTCCGTTAGAAATACAAATCAACGATGAAAATGCGCTAGCAGAAGTTGTCGTAACCTCTAGACGCCGCATAGAAAAACTACAAAATATTCCTATACCAATTACTGTTGTGAGTGGCGCACAAGCCGATCAGGCAAGTGCATTCAATGTGAATCGATTGAAAGAATTGATTCCATCGGTACAGTTATATTCCTCCAATCCAAGAAATACAGGAATCAACATTCGTGGTCTTGGTTCTCCATTTGGACTTACCAATGATGGTATTGACCCAGGAGTTGGCTTTTATGTTGATGGTGTGTACTATGCTCGTCCTGCTGCGACAACTTTAGACTTTATCGATATAGAACAAATTGAAGTATTACGTGGCCCGCAAGGAACCTTGTATGGCAAGAATACAACAGCTGGAACCTTTAACATAAAAACAAAAAAACCAAGTTTTACAACTGGTGCCAACTTTGAAGTGAGTTATGGTAATTATGGTTTTCTTCAAGCAAAAACTTCTATTACAGGAGCTTTGGCTAAAAACTTAGCCGGTCGATTGTCCTTTTCGGGTACTCAACGTGATGGTTTAATAGAAAATATTGTAACGGGTAGATATGTTAATGAATTGAATAATCAAGGCTTTCGTGGTCAGTTGCTATTTACTCCATCAGAGAGCATTGATATAACATTATCCGCAGATTATACTAGCCAGAAACCAGATGGATATGCGCAAGTTATTGCTGGTGTTGCTCCAACACAACGTGCTGCCTACCGTCAATTTTATGCAATTATTGCCGACTTAAATTACACTCTTCCAACAACAAATGCATTTGACAGAATAATTGACCATGACACTCCATGGCGTTCGGAGCAACAATTGGGTGGAGCATCCCTTAATGTTGAAGCAAAAATTGGAGAAGGAACACTTACCTCTACAACCGCTTGGCGTTTTTGGAAATGGAATCCTTCCAATGACAGAGATTTTACAGGTTTATCAGCTCTGGCAAAATCACAAGGTTTCTCCAAACAAGATCAATGGTCGCAAGAGGTGCGATATGCTGGAAATGTAACATCCTCTTTGAGTGGTGTGATTGGAGTCTATGCCTTTGGTCAAGAGGTTCAGTCAGATCCGCTACAAATTGAAGAATCGGGAGATGATCAATGGAGATTTGCTCAGAGTACAACTAGCCCATTATGGAAAACACCAGGCCTTTTGAATGGATATGGAATTAAAACCTATTCTGATTTAAATACTTTTAGCGGAGCTGTCTTTGGACAATTGGATTGGGCTATAACGGAACGTTTACACGTTTTACCTGGATTAAGATATAATTATGACCAGAAAAAAGTAGATTATAGCAGAGTAACTTATGGAGGCTTGCAAACGACTGATCCTGCATTAATTGCTATTCAGCAATCGGTTTACAGCAACCAGGCATTTAAAGCTGATGTTGATGACACTAACTTTTCAGGAAATTTAACTGTAGCATACAAAGTATCTGATCGTATTAATACTTATGCCACTTATGCAAAAAGTTTTAAACCTGTAGGTATGAATGTAGGCGGACTCCCTACACTTGCAGGTCTGCCAATACTAGAATTAGCAGTAGTCTTACCTGAAGAAGTAAACCATTATGAAATTGGTGTAAAAACGTCACCTTCTGCAAATTCAATTTTAAATTTAACCCTTTACGATACCGAAATTAAAAACTACCAAACTCAAGTTCAGAGTCCAGAACTAGGTGTAAACCGTGGATATCTTGCCAATGCAGCAGGAGTTCGTGTAAGAGGTGCAGAACTCGACGCTAGTATTTTTTTAAATAAACATTTAACTTTTAACGGAGCATTATCGTATACTGAAGGAATATATACCGATTTTAAAAATGCACCTTTACCATTAGAAGAAACTGGTGCAAAAATACCGTTGAAAGATATTTCGGGTAGCGATTTACCAGGTATTTCAAGATGGGCAGGAACTTTAGGCGGGGAGTACTCTGGTTCAGGAAAATTATTTGGAAACAATGGTAAATTCTTTGTAGGATTGGATGCCTTTTATCGTTCCGGATTTTCTTCAAGTCCAACACCATCTATTTATCTAGTTGTTCCGTCTTATGCATTATTTAATGCTCGTATTGGTTTTCGTGCCTCAGATGGGCTGTCTGTTTTCTTATGGAGCCGTAATATTTTTAACAAAGATTATTACGAACAACTATTGCCTGCAGGAGGAAATGCAGGTCAATATGCAGCTGTGTTAGGAGATCAAAGAACGTTCGGAATTACATTTCGTTATTCTTTATAA
- a CDS encoding PstS family phosphate ABC transporter substrate-binding protein — MKTFSKIVAAIILLAAILPTKVAAQDLSGNISISGAFALYPITVKWAEEFKKIHPNVTIDIQAGGAGKGITDVLSKVTDIGLVSRNLNPAEYKKGAFAIAVTKDAVIPTISAASPYKKVIYQKGIKKEAFNNIFITGKYTTWNSLGFKSTAPIHVYTRSDAAGAAETWAGYFGKKQEDLLGVAVFGDPGLAQAVQKDPAGIGYNNIVYIYDTKTNKPTNGIVPAPIDLNNNGKLDPDENFYGDIDQLIAAIVTGKYPSPPARDLYFVTVGKPTNPIVKTFIKYILTDGQKFVSEAGYIKLSKEKLKKELTKVK, encoded by the coding sequence ATGAAAACATTCTCAAAAATAGTAGCAGCAATCATACTATTAGCAGCCATACTACCTACTAAAGTAGCTGCACAAGATCTATCAGGCAACATCAGTATTTCTGGAGCATTTGCCTTATACCCAATTACTGTAAAATGGGCCGAAGAATTCAAAAAAATTCACCCCAATGTCACAATTGACATACAAGCCGGCGGCGCAGGAAAAGGAATTACAGATGTATTGTCTAAAGTGACCGATATCGGATTGGTATCCCGTAATTTAAATCCCGCTGAATATAAAAAAGGAGCATTTGCCATTGCGGTTACAAAAGATGCTGTTATTCCAACCATAAGCGCAGCGAGTCCCTATAAAAAAGTAATCTACCAAAAAGGTATTAAGAAAGAAGCTTTCAACAATATCTTTATCACCGGTAAATATACTACTTGGAACTCTTTAGGTTTCAAAAGCACTGCTCCAATACATGTTTATACCCGATCTGATGCAGCAGGAGCTGCCGAAACTTGGGCTGGCTATTTTGGTAAAAAACAAGAAGACTTACTGGGGGTTGCCGTATTTGGAGATCCTGGATTGGCACAAGCGGTACAAAAAGATCCTGCTGGAATAGGATATAACAATATTGTATACATCTACGATACTAAAACCAACAAGCCAACAAATGGAATTGTTCCTGCTCCAATTGACCTAAACAACAATGGAAAATTAGATCCAGATGAAAACTTTTATGGAGATATAGATCAATTAATCGCAGCTATAGTGACTGGAAAATACCCATCGCCTCCTGCTAGAGATTTATATTTTGTAACGGTTGGAAAACCAACAAATCCTATTGTAAAAACATTTATAAAATACATCCTGACTGATGGTCAAAAATTTGTATCGGAAGCAGGATATATTAAACTTTCAAAAGAAAAACTGAAGAAAGAATTAACGAAAGTAAAATAA
- the pstC gene encoding phosphate ABC transporter permease subunit PstC, with the protein MKNIRLLKDRFISKTFLTLTILSISVVILIGLGLFYKSIPILNSTSLYNLLFSSEWRPFKEAFGFYPFIIGTLWVTAIAIIIALPLSMLTAIYLSEYAHARVRKLVLPLIELLSGIPPVLFGVWGVLIIVPLIQEKIAPHFIEFTTGYSVLAGGIVLAIMIFPLIISILMEVFDNVPQELRDASLALGATKWQTTKKVLLRKSVDGIVAAVVLAISRAFGETIAVLMVCGNLAQVPHSLFDSGYPLPALIANNYGEMMSIPMYDSALMFAALLLFVIIFLFNAISRIILFRIEKRNN; encoded by the coding sequence ATGAAAAATATAAGACTACTCAAAGACCGTTTCATAAGTAAAACGTTCTTGACACTAACCATCTTGTCAATATCTGTTGTTATATTGATCGGTTTAGGCTTGTTCTATAAATCAATCCCTATTTTAAACAGTACATCGCTTTATAATTTATTGTTCTCATCCGAGTGGAGACCTTTCAAAGAGGCCTTCGGATTTTATCCTTTTATAATTGGTACACTTTGGGTAACCGCAATTGCCATTATTATTGCCTTACCATTATCAATGCTGACCGCGATTTACCTTTCTGAATATGCACACGCACGTGTCCGAAAATTGGTTTTGCCATTGATCGAATTATTATCCGGTATTCCTCCTGTCCTTTTTGGCGTTTGGGGAGTTTTGATTATTGTCCCGTTAATTCAAGAAAAAATCGCACCCCATTTTATTGAATTCACTACTGGTTATTCTGTATTGGCAGGAGGAATTGTCCTAGCCATTATGATTTTCCCGCTAATCATCAGCATTCTGATGGAAGTATTTGACAATGTGCCTCAGGAATTAAGAGATGCCTCTTTGGCTTTGGGAGCAACAAAATGGCAAACCACCAAAAAAGTATTGCTTAGAAAATCGGTTGACGGAATTGTAGCGGCTGTTGTACTCGCTATTTCCAGAGCTTTTGGAGAAACTATTGCCGTATTAATGGTTTGCGGAAATTTGGCGCAAGTTCCACATAGTCTGTTCGATTCTGGTTATCCGTTGCCTGCCCTTATCGCCAATAATTATGGTGAAATGATGTCAATCCCGATGTACGATTCAGCACTTATGTTTGCCGCCCTACTCCTATTTGTCATTATATTTTTATTTAATGCCATTTCGAGAATCATTTTATTCAGAATTGAAAAAAGAAACAATTAA
- the pstA gene encoding phosphate ABC transporter permease PstA: MRKIEENIFKVLMIASTIIISSTLFMILYTIFSKGVGSLSWDMVSKIPEGGFYIGKGGGILNAIIGSVYITIGSTILGLLISIPIVIYINVYAKKNAALANITRLSYDILFGIPSIVYGAFGFAIMVYLGLKTSLLAGIITVTLLIIPILVRAIDEVVRVVPEDMSNAVYSLGGTRYETAKILLRQSIPGIITAILLSFGRAIGDAACVLFTAGFTDSIPTSLNQPAATLPLSIFFQLSSPIQEVQNRAYAAAVILTIIVLIISIAAKIASKNLSKNKI; this comes from the coding sequence ATGAGAAAAATAGAAGAAAATATATTCAAAGTTTTGATGATAGCCAGCACCATCATCATTAGCAGTACCTTGTTTATGATATTATACACCATTTTTTCAAAAGGTGTTGGTTCCCTGAGTTGGGATATGGTTTCAAAAATTCCCGAAGGCGGATTCTATATCGGCAAAGGCGGAGGAATTTTGAATGCTATAATCGGATCCGTTTATATCACGATAGGCTCAACGATTTTGGGGCTTTTAATTAGTATTCCAATTGTAATTTACATCAATGTCTACGCAAAAAAGAATGCAGCTTTAGCCAATATAACCCGTTTGAGTTATGACATTTTATTTGGAATCCCATCGATTGTTTACGGTGCCTTTGGATTTGCAATAATGGTTTATTTAGGATTGAAAACATCGCTGTTGGCAGGAATAATCACGGTTACTTTATTAATCATTCCAATATTGGTTCGCGCCATAGACGAAGTAGTAAGAGTTGTTCCAGAAGACATGAGTAATGCGGTATATTCCTTAGGAGGCACCCGTTATGAAACGGCAAAAATTTTACTAAGACAATCCATCCCCGGAATTATTACTGCCATATTGCTCTCTTTTGGAAGAGCTATTGGTGATGCGGCCTGTGTACTTTTTACGGCTGGTTTTACAGACAGTATTCCAACCTCTTTAAATCAACCGGCGGCGACTTTGCCGTTATCCATTTTCTTTCAACTCAGTAGCCCGATACAGGAAGTTCAAAACCGAGCCTATGCTGCAGCAGTTATCCTAACCATAATTGTTCTAATTATTAGTATCGCGGCAAAAATAGCCAGCAAAAACCTTTCAAAAAATAAAATATGA
- the pstB gene encoding phosphate ABC transporter ATP-binding protein PstB: protein MIIQPHISIQNLNVHIGENHILKNINLDIPDKKVTSLIGPSGCGKTTLLKTMNRLLDRQNDVRVEGRVLVDGENIYDPKVEVTHIRKKMGLLSQRPFPLPMNIYDNIAYGQRIHGNHNKRELDEIVEKYLRGVNLWDEVKDRLKSPATRLSIGQQQRLCLARGLAIEPEIILGDEPTSALDPISTQAIEELFLQLKDKYTIVLVTHILRQARRVSDYIGFVYMGEIIEFGPTEEILLNPKEKLTQDYVKGFLS, encoded by the coding sequence ATGATCATTCAACCTCACATAAGCATCCAGAATTTAAATGTTCACATTGGTGAAAACCACATTCTAAAGAATATTAACCTTGATATCCCAGACAAGAAAGTAACTTCACTAATTGGTCCTTCAGGTTGTGGAAAAACAACTCTTCTTAAAACCATGAACCGACTACTCGACCGTCAAAACGACGTACGTGTGGAGGGAAGAGTTTTGGTAGATGGCGAAAACATCTACGATCCAAAAGTGGAAGTTACCCACATTCGAAAAAAAATGGGGTTGCTTTCTCAAAGACCATTCCCATTGCCCATGAATATTTATGACAATATTGCTTACGGTCAACGCATTCATGGAAACCATAACAAAAGGGAGCTGGACGAAATAGTTGAGAAATACCTTCGCGGTGTTAATCTTTGGGACGAAGTCAAAGACAGACTAAAATCTCCTGCTACCCGATTGTCCATTGGGCAACAACAACGATTGTGTCTAGCCAGAGGACTGGCTATAGAGCCCGAAATTATTTTGGGAGACGAACCAACATCGGCCTTAGATCCGATTTCTACCCAAGCAATCGAGGAATTGTTTTTGCAGCTAAAAGACAAATACACTATCGTTTTGGTCACTCACATTCTGCGTCAGGCGCGAAGAGTATCAGACTATATCGGATTTGTCTATATGGGCGAAATTATAGAATTTGGCCCAACCGAAGAAATACTTTTGAACCCAAAAGAAAAACTGACTCAGGACTATGTAAAAGGTTTTTTGAGTTAG
- a CDS encoding chromate transporter, whose amino-acid sequence MSTEKLNYTLLDLIKYFLKLGTTGFGGPVALVGYMHRDLVEDKKWINDSDFKEGLALSQLAPGPLAAQLGIYIGFVHFGVLGATLSGLAFVIPSFIMVVLLGIAYQAYGGLPWMQAIFYGISAAVIGIIVMSSYKLTVKSISKFEIPAIKNNWILWTFYVAAIILTAVTQKEELLLFVALGFIYMVVKAHPEWIKRPKTASFFFLTTAGLSTVDLGKLGELAWFFIKAGAFVFGSGLAIVPFLHAGVVNEHHWLTENQFVDAVAVAMITPGPVVITVGFIGYLVGGVTGATIAALGVFLPCYLFTVIPAPYFKKISQNKSIKAFVDGITAGIIGALVGAVIVIALRTIVDIPTALIAIGTVLILIYVKKIQEPHIIVIAALLGVLLKLV is encoded by the coding sequence ATGAGTACAGAAAAACTCAATTATACCTTACTTGATTTAATAAAATATTTTCTCAAACTGGGAACAACTGGTTTTGGAGGTCCAGTTGCCTTGGTTGGGTACATGCATCGGGACTTGGTTGAAGACAAAAAATGGATTAACGACTCCGATTTTAAAGAAGGATTGGCACTTTCGCAATTGGCACCAGGCCCTTTGGCGGCGCAATTGGGGATTTATATCGGCTTTGTACATTTTGGTGTTTTGGGTGCAACCTTATCAGGATTGGCCTTTGTGATTCCGTCATTCATAATGGTTGTTTTATTGGGTATTGCCTATCAGGCGTATGGCGGATTACCGTGGATGCAAGCTATTTTTTACGGTATTAGCGCAGCTGTAATAGGCATTATTGTTATGAGCTCCTATAAACTAACTGTCAAATCCATTAGCAAATTTGAAATTCCAGCCATCAAAAACAACTGGATTCTTTGGACATTTTACGTCGCCGCCATCATTCTCACGGCGGTAACCCAAAAAGAAGAACTGCTTTTATTTGTTGCTTTAGGTTTTATTTATATGGTTGTAAAAGCACATCCCGAATGGATTAAACGCCCAAAAACAGCCTCGTTTTTTTTCCTGACAACTGCCGGATTATCTACTGTTGACCTTGGAAAATTAGGAGAACTTGCCTGGTTTTTTATCAAAGCTGGTGCCTTTGTTTTTGGAAGCGGATTGGCCATTGTTCCGTTTTTGCATGCGGGAGTGGTCAATGAGCATCATTGGTTAACCGAAAATCAATTTGTAGATGCCGTAGCGGTAGCCATGATTACTCCAGGTCCGGTTGTAATAACGGTAGGGTTTATAGGCTATTTGGTTGGGGGTGTTACTGGAGCAACTATTGCCGCTTTAGGTGTTTTTCTTCCCTGTTATTTATTTACGGTAATTCCTGCTCCCTATTTCAAAAAAATATCGCAAAACAAAAGTATCAAAGCATTTGTCGACGGAATAACTGCCGGCATAATTGGGGCCTTAGTAGGAGCCGTAATTGTAATTGCCCTTAGGACCATTGTTGATATACCCACGGCACTGATTGCTATAGGTACCGTGCTTATTCTCATTTACGTCAAAAAAATACAGGAACCACACATTATAGTCATTGCAGCTCTTTTGGGCGTTTTACTTAAATTGGTTTAA
- the der gene encoding ribosome biogenesis GTPase Der — MNNIVAIVGRPNVGKSTLFNRLIQRREAIVDSVSGVTRDRNYGKSEWNGKEFSVIDTGGYVRGSDDVFEGEIRKQVELAIDEADVIIFVVDVEEGITPMDDVVARLLRKVTKPVLLAVNKVDNAMREKDALEFYNLGLGEYYTFASISGSGTGDLLDALIEAFPVKPEPVQEEVVLPRFAVVGRPNAGKSSFINALIGKERFMVTDIAGTTRDAIDTKFDRFGFEFNLVDTAGIRRKAKVKEDLEFYSVMRSVRAIEHADICILVIDATRGFEGQDQSIFWLAEKNRKGVVILVNKWDLVEKDTMSTRDYEEKIKKELMPFTDVPILFVSALTKQRLLKALEATVQVFENRKQHIATSKFNEFMLKVIEAYPPPATKGKYVKIKYCMQLPTPTPQFVFFANMPQYVKEPYKRYLENKIREKWDFSGVPIDIYIREK, encoded by the coding sequence ATGAACAATATTGTTGCGATAGTAGGAAGACCTAATGTAGGGAAATCAACCCTTTTTAATAGGCTGATACAAAGAAGAGAAGCTATTGTAGATTCAGTTTCTGGAGTTACCAGAGATAGAAACTACGGTAAAAGCGAGTGGAACGGAAAAGAGTTTTCTGTGATTGATACAGGTGGGTACGTTCGTGGATCGGATGATGTTTTTGAAGGTGAGATCCGCAAACAAGTAGAATTGGCTATCGACGAAGCCGATGTTATTATATTTGTGGTTGATGTTGAAGAGGGGATTACCCCAATGGATGATGTTGTTGCCCGTTTGTTGCGTAAAGTGACTAAGCCTGTTTTATTGGCGGTGAATAAGGTAGACAATGCCATGCGTGAAAAAGACGCTCTGGAATTTTATAATCTTGGTTTAGGAGAATATTACACTTTTGCGAGTATTTCTGGAAGTGGAACTGGGGATTTATTGGATGCTTTAATTGAAGCTTTTCCGGTGAAACCAGAACCGGTTCAAGAAGAAGTAGTTTTGCCTCGTTTTGCTGTAGTGGGTCGTCCTAATGCAGGAAAATCTAGTTTTATCAATGCTTTGATTGGTAAAGAACGTTTTATGGTAACTGATATTGCGGGTACTACTCGTGATGCTATTGATACAAAGTTTGACCGTTTTGGTTTTGAATTCAACTTGGTCGATACGGCGGGTATTCGTCGTAAAGCGAAAGTGAAAGAAGATTTGGAGTTTTACTCTGTAATGCGTTCGGTTCGTGCGATTGAGCATGCCGACATTTGTATTTTGGTAATTGACGCTACCCGTGGATTTGAAGGACAGGACCAAAGTATTTTTTGGTTGGCCGAGAAAAACCGTAAGGGAGTTGTGATCTTGGTAAACAAATGGGATTTGGTAGAGAAAGATACCATGTCGACCCGTGATTACGAAGAGAAAATCAAAAAAGAATTAATGCCATTTACTGATGTGCCTATTCTTTTTGTTTCGGCTTTGACCAAACAGCGTTTGTTGAAAGCATTGGAAGCTACTGTTCAGGTTTTTGAAAATAGAAAGCAACATATTGCCACATCGAAATTCAATGAATTTATGTTGAAAGTGATTGAAGCGTATCCGCCACCTGCAACCAAAGGGAAATATGTGAAAATTAAATATTGTATGCAGTTGCCAACACCAACACCTCAGTTTGTGTTTTTTGCCAACATGCCACAATACGTTAAGGAGCCATACAAACGTTACCTTGAAAATAAAATTAGAGAAAAATGGGATTTCTCAGGAGTGCCAATCGATATTTATATTAGAGAAAAATAA
- a CDS encoding helix-turn-helix domain-containing protein: protein MAIIVNLDVMMAKRKMSLNELSEKVDLTLSNLSILKTGKAKAIRFTTLEAICKVLDCQPGDILEYVENK from the coding sequence ATGGCTATAATTGTAAATTTAGATGTTATGATGGCTAAGCGAAAAATGTCGCTGAACGAACTTTCAGAAAAGGTTGATTTGACGCTTTCTAACCTTTCAATACTAAAGACTGGAAAGGCAAAAGCTATTCGGTTTACTACTTTGGAGGCTATTTGCAAAGTGTTGGACTGTCAGCCAGGTGATATTTTAGAATATGTAGAAAATAAGTAA
- a CDS encoding DUF2975 domain-containing protein — MSRKTDFVLKALNVVSWVIFVGLCVQAGGFITNAFFTLLLNPVGASKFWNEIDLSELYYFNQTYFVILISLMIIVTVMEALLFYCIVKFFHDKKFNLTQPFNEVVRRFILNIAFLALGIGLFSFWGAKFCRELAIKGLNIPDTQYLRLDGADVWLFMSVILFVIAHIFKKGIEMQTENDLTI, encoded by the coding sequence ATGTCTAGAAAAACAGATTTCGTTCTTAAGGCATTGAATGTCGTTTCATGGGTGATATTCGTGGGCCTTTGTGTTCAAGCAGGGGGTTTTATAACTAATGCTTTTTTTACTTTATTACTGAATCCAGTTGGTGCCAGTAAATTTTGGAATGAGATTGATTTGTCTGAATTGTATTATTTCAATCAAACTTATTTTGTTATTTTGATTTCATTAATGATTATTGTGACAGTCATGGAAGCTTTATTGTTTTATTGTATTGTGAAATTTTTTCACGACAAAAAATTTAATTTAACACAGCCATTCAATGAAGTGGTAAGGCGTTTTATTTTGAATATTGCTTTTTTGGCTTTGGGTATTGGCTTATTTTCTTTTTGGGGAGCGAAGTTTTGCAGAGAATTAGCGATAAAAGGACTTAATATCCCTGACACACAGTATTTAAGGCTTGACGGAGCAGATGTGTGGCTGTTTATGAGTGTGATACTTTTTGTTATTGCTCATATTTTTAAAAAGGGAATCGAAATGCAAACTGAAAATGACTTAACGATATAA
- the era gene encoding GTPase Era, which yields MSHKAGFVNIIGNPNVGKSTLMNAFVGERLSIITSKAQTTRHRILGIVNGEDFQMILSDTPGIIKPAYEMQESMMNFVKSAFEDADILIYMVEIGEQELKDEAFFNKIIHSKIPVLLLLNKIDNSNQTQLEEQVAFWTAKVPNAEIYPISALQNFNVPEVFQRIISLLPESPAYYPKDQLTDKPERFFVNETIREKILLKYSKEIPYAVEIVTEEFFEDENIIRIRSLIMVERDTQKGIIIGHKGAALKKVGMEARADLEKFFGKQIHIELVVKVNKNWRSNANMLKRFGYNQ from the coding sequence ATGTCACATAAAGCAGGTTTTGTAAACATCATAGGGAATCCAAACGTTGGGAAATCAACGTTAATGAATGCCTTTGTTGGAGAAAGGTTATCTATTATTACGTCAAAAGCACAAACAACACGTCATAGAATTCTGGGAATTGTAAACGGAGAAGATTTTCAAATGATCTTGTCGGATACACCCGGAATCATCAAACCGGCCTACGAAATGCAGGAATCGATGATGAACTTCGTGAAGTCTGCCTTTGAAGATGCTGATATTTTGATCTATATGGTTGAGATTGGTGAGCAGGAATTGAAAGACGAAGCTTTTTTTAATAAAATTATTCATTCCAAAATTCCGGTTTTGTTGTTATTAAACAAAATTGATAATTCGAATCAAACGCAATTAGAAGAACAAGTGGCTTTTTGGACAGCCAAAGTTCCTAACGCCGAAATTTACCCGATATCCGCTTTGCAGAATTTTAATGTTCCTGAAGTTTTTCAAAGAATCATTTCGTTATTGCCAGAATCGCCAGCCTATTATCCAAAAGATCAATTGACGGACAAACCGGAGCGTTTCTTTGTAAACGAAACGATTCGTGAGAAAATATTATTGAAGTACAGCAAGGAAATTCCATATGCAGTAGAAATTGTAACTGAAGAGTTTTTTGAAGATGAGAATATCATCCGCATTCGTTCTTTGATTATGGTAGAACGCGATACCCAAAAAGGAATCATCATTGGACATAAAGGAGCTGCTTTGAAAAAAGTGGGAATGGAAGCGCGTGCCGATTTGGAGAAATTCTTTGGTAAACAAATTCATATTGAGTTGGTTGTAAAAGTGAATAAAAACTGGAGAAGCAACGCGAATATGTTGAAGCGTTTTGGGTACAACCAATAA